The nucleotide window CTTTTCGGATTCCGGCAGGGCTTTCACGGCGTGGGATTCGAACGGTTCCTTCTGGCGGTAAAACGCCATCGGGTCCAACCAGTAGCCGTCCACAGGGACGATGGTGTCGTTGACTTCGCTGTAGGTGTTGGTGGCGCTGTAAAACATTGCCAGATGGATGGCCGGACGGCGGGTGGACGACTGGCTATCGCCCTTGGAGCCCATCGCCGTTATGCCGGTATTGCCCGTCGGGCCGATGATTTGCCCCATCTTGAGTTTTTGCCCGACTTTTAGGTCGGGAAGGACGTCAAGGTGACCATAAGCGGAGTATGTCCACATGGGCAGGTCCGTTTGCGCGGGGCTGTGGCGCACCACGACTTCTGCGCCGCGCTTTGAATTGTCGGCTGTGTACAGGGTGACTACCGAACCGTCCGCCACGGCGCGCACCGGCGTACCCCAAGGGACCGGAAGGTCTATGCCGCCGTGAAAGCTTTGCCTTTCGCGTTTGGAGGCGTAATCCATGGCCCAGTAGTCGTCGATGCCGGGGCAGTTGGCGTTATCGGGAAAGCGCGGACCGGTTCCGGTTTCGATCAGGCCGCGGTTTTTTTGGGGCTCAATGTCGCACTTGAGCGCACGGCCGATCCCGCACATGGTTTCCTTGTCCAGGGCATCGCGGTTCATTCGGTCTTGAGCGATGGTGGGATCGATGTCCTCGGCAATGGCGGCCATGTCTTTGGGCGGCCAGTCGTAATTTCGTTGATCATGGTCTTTATAGATGGCGCGTACTTCATCGAGGCTCAGGGCGCCGTTGCCGTTTCGATCCAGGCGTTCGAAATTGCCGCGTCGTTTCCATTCGGCGCGACTTAGTTCGCCGTCACCGTTTTCATCGGCGTGACGGAAGTCGCGTTTGACGCGGTCTTTCACTTGTTTGGCGTGAGCGTCACTCGGCGCAAGGAACAGCACGAACGCCGCAAGACACGCGCACAAAACCTGGCCCATGAACATCGGAGCCTCCCACCCAATTGATCCGACAATACGATAGCGGGTTGTGCGAGGCAGGTAAATCTATCCCCAAAAACGTCCCGAAACCCCAGCAACAATCACCAGCAGACCTAAAATCAAGTTGATGGTGACGATGCGACGGATCACAGCGAGATGCGCGGCTGCGGCGGGCCAATTTTCGGCGGCGACTTCGGCTTTGAATTTAGAAAACGGGCGGAAGAACAAGACCGCATAGAGGATCACCATCACCCAGCCAACGCCGTGCATCAGCGTGACGTGGTGGCCGGCCGCGGCGAAGCTGCCGAAGTCGACGAACACCATGGCGTAACCGGTGGCGGGCAGGATCACCACGCTCAGCCATACCCAGGCGAAAAAGCGTGGAAACACGTTGCTCCACACCCGCAGACGGGTGGGGGGCTGTTCTTCCATCAAGGACGGACGCAGGGCCATATGAGCGAAAAACATGCCCCCCACCCAGATCACAGCGGCTAGGGTGTGGGCGGTGCTGGCGATGGGAAACAGAATTTCGATCAGGTCCATAGGTTTTGTCCTTCCTGGCAGTGTGATGGTACCTTGCAAGTGTAGTATGTCTTTTTAAGGTATTCGCCAGCACTTTAGAAGCGTTTAAGAAAAACGTTCCCAGCCCAAGCCGTCCATGTCGATGTGCGGCGCGTGACCGGCAACCAAGTCGGCGGTGATGCGCGCCGAGCCCATGGCCATGGTCCAACCCAGCATGCCGTGTCCGGTGTTGAGGATGAGGTTTTCCTGTTTGGCGCGGCCCAGCACCGGCGAGCCGTCCGGCGTCATCGGGCGCAAGCCGGTCCACAACACGGCATGATCTTCCTCGACCGCGCGGGGAAACACCTGGACGGCATTTTTTAGCACAATGTTGGCGCGGCGGTCGTCGAGGTGGGTGTCGTAGCCGTTGAATTCCAACATGCCCGCGACGCGCAGCTTGTTGCCTAGGCGGCTGAACACCAGCTTGTGGCTTTGACTGGTCACGGAACATTTCGGCGCCATGGCGTCGTCGATCACCGGCATCGTCACCGAATAGCCTTTGGCGGGGTAAATCGGCAGTTTCAGGTCTAGGCCTTTGAGCAACAGCGGGCTGTAGCTGCCCAGCGCCATCACGAACACGTCGCCGGTAATGGTGCCGCGGTCGGTTTCGACGGAGGTGATGCGCCAGCCTTCGCGGTTAAAGCCTTTGACGGTGGTGTTGAACCTGAAATCGACGCCGCGTTTGGTACAGCGTTCCGCTAGGGACTTGGTGAATTCGAAACAATCGCCGCTTTCATCCAGCGGAGTAAATATTCCGCCGGCAATCAACAGCGTGCTATGGGCAAGGGCGGGCTCGAGTTCGATGCAGCCGCGGCGGTCTAATGAACGCCGCTCGGCACCCAGCTCTTTCATGGTTCGGGCGTCTTCCAGGCTCCGGTCGAATTCGCGGGCGTCTTGGTAGATGCTGACGATGCCGGTGCTCAGATGGTCGAAGGCGATGGTTTCGCGTTTGAGCGTTTCGGCCATGCGCTGGCGTGAATACAGCGTCAAGCGCAGCACCCGTGCCGCGTTGCGCCAGAATTTCGGTCCCGAACTGTTGGACAGGAACCGCAAGGTCCACGACCATAACGCCGGGTCCAGGCGCAAACGATACAGCAGCGGCGCATCGTATTTGCCCAGCCACTTGATGGCTTTTTCGATCACGCCAGGGGCGGCCAGTGGTTCGCCGTGGTCGGCGGACAATTGCCCGCCGTTGGCGAAACTGGTTTCCAAGGCAACGCCTTCGCGTTGTTCGACGACGATGACTTCATGGCCGTCGCAGGCCAATTCGTATGCGCTGGTTACGCCGATGACACCTGCGCCAAGGACAACGACTTTCATCTCTTCTCGCCAAATCCAATGTCTTCAACGATGTGTTTAATGCCAGGACGACTAGAAGTCCACGCCCAGCTTGATGATCTCGCCATCCGTGGAGCCGACGAATACGGTTTTGTTGTCGCCGGTGGTGCAGGTGAAAAAGCGTGCGTTGAACGGCAGTTCGTAAGATTTCAGTTCGTCGCCGTTGGTGCGGTCGAGGATATGTAGGGTGTCGCGCATGTCCAAGGCGTAAACGACTTTGTCGTCGGCTACCAACTCGGCCATGAAGTGACCCCATTTTTTGTAGCCGGACGACGCACGGTGATCGTCGGTGAGGTGCCGCCAGCGCATGTTGCCGTTGGTTACGTTCAGCGAGTACAGCCAGCCGGTGGGCGACCAGAAATAGGTTTGATCATCGACGACCATGTGGCTGTTGATGAAATTGCCGCCATAAAAGCGCCACAGCGGTTCGCCGTTTTCGATTTTGATACCGTAAACGTCGTCCTTGTAGCCGCCCGCGACCAAGATATCTTGGCCGTTGGTGTCCTTGGCGACGTAAAGTTGGCGAAGGTACTGCCAGTTGCGTTTGCCGGTGTTGTTCTTCCATACCAACGAACCATCTTCGATGTCGATGGCGTAAAGATTGCCGTCGCCGGGGCCCATCAGCACCCATTTGTCATCATAAGCGATGGGTGGGTAGGCGATCTGGCGCGGCACAACGATTTCGAATTCCCACAGCTCTTCGCCGCTCTTGGCATCGAAGGCCTTGAGCCAGCTGTCTTGGCCGACGATCACCTTACCAGCGGCGACCAGCGGGACACTGAGCTGTTCTTTTTCGCTGACCGTATACGTCCAAAGCGTTTCACCGGTTTCTGCGTTGATCGTCGCCAAACCCTTGCGTCCGGCCACGACCATCACCCCGTCGCCGACGCGGGGGCGAAAATGGCTGGGAACCGGCAGTTTGGTCTGCCATATCTGCTTGCCGTTGGTGTCCCACAGTTCCGCGGTGGTGTCGCCCGATAAATAGATGCGGTCCGTCGTGCAGGTGAACGGGCGCAGCTGTTCGTTGCCGGTCTGCCATTCGCCGAGGACCTTGGCGGGCTCATCGACGGCGCGTTTCATTTCGCTGGGATCGCGTCCCGCGGCTTGGGCTTGGATCGCGGCCGTCAACATCGCGACGCCGCCAAGCGACAGTACGGCCGTGCGCATGAAGGTGCGCGAGATTTGGCTGAGGGTGTTCGAGTGTAAGGTCATCAATGCCGCCTGTTGGGTCTATGTTTTTGCTTGGTTTTTGCTTTTGTGCCGCCCCGGATGGGACACTGCAAAGCGTGGAGCCACCCCGAAGTTAAGCGCGAAACGTCGGGGCCTGACAAGTCTTAAGCTTGGACAAGAACGATGAAAAAAGGGGACCCGGCTGCCCGAGTCCCCTTCGTTCATATGAGGTGCAGTGCGATTAGTTGCACTTCGCGCCTTGATCAACCCACTTCATGAGAATGTGCAGGTTGTAAGGGTCGCGATCGGCGTCCGAAGCGATACCCGCAGGCATACGGTTTTCGGTCAAGCGCAGCCACAGTTTCGAGTTCTCAGGCTTGCCGGCTTTGACGATCATGACCGGCGGCAGACCTTCGGCGGCTTTCGCAACCGAATCAGCACCTTTTTCCACGATG belongs to Magnetovibrio sp. and includes:
- a CDS encoding peptidoglycan DD-metalloendopeptidase family protein — translated: MFMGQVLCACLAAFVLFLAPSDAHAKQVKDRVKRDFRHADENGDGELSRAEWKRRGNFERLDRNGNGALSLDEVRAIYKDHDQRNYDWPPKDMAAIAEDIDPTIAQDRMNRDALDKETMCGIGRALKCDIEPQKNRGLIETGTGPRFPDNANCPGIDDYWAMDYASKRERQSFHGGIDLPVPWGTPVRAVADGSVVTLYTADNSKRGAEVVVRHSPAQTDLPMWTYSAYGHLDVLPDLKVGQKLKMGQIIGPTGNTGITAMGSKGDSQSSTRRPAIHLAMFYSATNTYSEVNDTIVPVDGYWLDPMAFYRQKEPFESHAVKALPESEKDVDIPILFDDGMTWPPDTKVIWPYTCKRN
- a CDS encoding CopD family protein, translating into MDLIEILFPIASTAHTLAAVIWVGGMFFAHMALRPSLMEEQPPTRLRVWSNVFPRFFAWVWLSVVILPATGYAMVFVDFGSFAAAGHHVTLMHGVGWVMVILYAVLFFRPFSKFKAEVAAENWPAAAAHLAVIRRIVTINLILGLLVIVAGVSGRFWG
- a CDS encoding D-amino acid dehydrogenase, with the translated sequence MKVVVLGAGVIGVTSAYELACDGHEVIVVEQREGVALETSFANGGQLSADHGEPLAAPGVIEKAIKWLGKYDAPLLYRLRLDPALWSWTLRFLSNSSGPKFWRNAARVLRLTLYSRQRMAETLKRETIAFDHLSTGIVSIYQDAREFDRSLEDARTMKELGAERRSLDRRGCIELEPALAHSTLLIAGGIFTPLDESGDCFEFTKSLAERCTKRGVDFRFNTTVKGFNREGWRITSVETDRGTITGDVFVMALGSYSPLLLKGLDLKLPIYPAKGYSVTMPVIDDAMAPKCSVTSQSHKLVFSRLGNKLRVAGMLEFNGYDTHLDDRRANIVLKNAVQVFPRAVEEDHAVLWTGLRPMTPDGSPVLGRAKQENLILNTGHGMLGWTMAMGSARITADLVAGHAPHIDMDGLGWERFS
- a CDS encoding PQQ-binding-like beta-propeller repeat protein → MTLHSNTLSQISRTFMRTAVLSLGGVAMLTAAIQAQAAGRDPSEMKRAVDEPAKVLGEWQTGNEQLRPFTCTTDRIYLSGDTTAELWDTNGKQIWQTKLPVPSHFRPRVGDGVMVVAGRKGLATINAETGETLWTYTVSEKEQLSVPLVAAGKVIVGQDSWLKAFDAKSGEELWEFEIVVPRQIAYPPIAYDDKWVLMGPGDGNLYAIDIEDGSLVWKNNTGKRNWQYLRQLYVAKDTNGQDILVAGGYKDDVYGIKIENGEPLWRFYGGNFINSHMVVDDQTYFWSPTGWLYSLNVTNGNMRWRHLTDDHRASSGYKKWGHFMAELVADDKVVYALDMRDTLHILDRTNGDELKSYELPFNARFFTCTTGDNKTVFVGSTDGEIIKLGVDF